The Carnobacterium sp. 17-4 genome has a window encoding:
- the gcvPB gene encoding aminomethyl-transferring glycine dehydrogenase subunit GcvPB has translation MTEYNELIFEISHPGRTASSLPESDVPSIDLMDKFPEHLIRQEPAELPEVSEPQLMRHYTSLSTKNFGVDNGFYPLGSCTMKYNPKINEDVARYDGFAAIHPFQPIETVQGAFQLLYELQEDLQVISGMDAITLQPAAGAQGEWTGLMMMKGYHTKKGDEATRTKVLVPDSAHGTNPASAHAAGFDVVEIPSNSNGTVDLVELKKQVGDDTAGLMLTNPNTLGIFEKDIIEMAEIVHQAGGLVYYDGANLNAILGQTTPGMMGFDIVHLNLHKSFSTPHGGGGPGSGPVGVKEFLIPYLPIPRIEKQEGQYVLNTDYPDSIGRVKGYYGNFGVNVRAYTYIRTMGPEGLRQVSESAVLHANYLRKKLEPHYDTPYTQYSKHEFVLSGSRQKKLGVPTTSIAKRILDFGYYAPTVYFPLIVEEALMIEPTETETKETLDAFADALIQIAKEVEETPELVLTAPHTTFVKRLDEVKAARQLIVKYSKE, from the coding sequence ATGACGGAATACAATGAATTGATTTTTGAAATAAGTCACCCCGGACGTACTGCTTCTAGCCTTCCCGAAAGTGATGTTCCTTCAATTGATTTGATGGATAAGTTTCCGGAACACTTGATTCGCCAAGAGCCAGCCGAATTGCCAGAAGTATCAGAACCTCAATTGATGAGGCATTACACTTCTTTATCAACGAAAAACTTTGGTGTGGATAATGGCTTTTACCCACTGGGTTCATGTACGATGAAATACAATCCAAAAATTAATGAAGACGTCGCTCGTTATGACGGATTCGCAGCGATCCATCCGTTTCAACCGATTGAAACAGTCCAAGGAGCTTTTCAGTTACTTTATGAATTACAAGAAGATCTGCAAGTTATATCAGGTATGGATGCCATTACTTTGCAACCAGCTGCTGGTGCTCAAGGGGAATGGACGGGTTTAATGATGATGAAGGGCTATCACACTAAAAAGGGTGATGAAGCAACTAGAACGAAGGTTTTAGTTCCAGATTCTGCTCATGGAACCAATCCTGCTAGTGCTCATGCTGCCGGTTTTGATGTAGTCGAAATCCCGTCTAATTCGAATGGAACAGTGGATTTAGTCGAACTAAAGAAACAAGTTGGCGACGATACTGCTGGGCTGATGTTGACCAATCCGAATACATTAGGTATTTTTGAGAAAGACATTATCGAGATGGCTGAAATTGTTCATCAAGCGGGTGGACTTGTTTATTATGATGGAGCAAATTTGAATGCTATTTTAGGTCAGACAACTCCAGGAATGATGGGATTTGATATTGTCCATTTGAATCTACATAAATCCTTTAGTACTCCACATGGAGGAGGAGGTCCGGGTTCTGGTCCAGTAGGGGTCAAAGAATTTTTAATTCCTTATTTACCGATCCCACGAATTGAAAAACAAGAAGGTCAGTACGTCTTAAATACGGACTATCCTGATTCTATTGGTCGAGTAAAAGGATATTATGGAAATTTTGGGGTTAATGTTCGTGCGTATACGTATATACGCACGATGGGTCCTGAAGGATTAAGACAAGTATCCGAAAGTGCCGTATTGCATGCCAATTATTTGCGTAAAAAATTAGAACCTCATTACGATACACCTTATACTCAATACAGCAAACATGAATTTGTTTTATCCGGGTCAAGGCAAAAAAAACTTGGGGTTCCAACGACTAGTATTGCAAAACGGATTCTTGATTTTGGTTATTACGCTCCAACGGTTTATTTCCCTTTGATTGTGGAAGAAGCATTAATGATTGAACCAACGGAAACGGAAACAAAAGAGACGTTAGATGCATTTGCAGATGCACTGATTCAAATTGCTAAAGA
- the gcvPA gene encoding aminomethyl-transferring glycine dehydrogenase subunit GcvPA gives MNEFRYLPDTEQDQKDMLDFLEIKSVKKLFSDIPTHITLNENLAIPSALHESGLTKKMRKLAAKNATAHEYSLFLGAGTYDHYIPSVVDHVISRSEFYTAYTPYQAEASQGELQALFEFQSMVCELTGMDAANSSLYDGFTSLGEAATLAIGATKRSKILISRAVHPQGREILQTVAKGQEYQVEEISLLNDSTNLSLLAEQLDHETAAVVVQYPNFFGSVEDLAAIKELAAAKKALLIVMANPLALALLESPGKLGADIVVGDMQPMGLAMNFGGPHCGYFAVKKKYMRKIPGRIVGQTTDTDGKRGFVLTLQAREQHIRREKATSYMSSNQALNALASSVFMSALGKEGLQKMAQLNVEKAAYMAKQLESKGFSIKNKAAFFNEFIIQLNKPVGATNRELLEKGFIGGYDLGPDYGWENEVLIAVTEQRTKEEIDQFIEALEGMTK, from the coding sequence TTGAATGAATTTAGATACCTGCCTGATACTGAGCAAGATCAAAAAGATATGTTAGATTTTTTAGAAATTAAGTCTGTTAAAAAATTGTTTTCAGATATTCCGACACACATCACCTTAAACGAAAATTTAGCCATTCCATCTGCTCTTCATGAATCGGGGCTAACAAAAAAGATGAGGAAGTTAGCAGCTAAAAATGCTACTGCACATGAGTACAGCCTCTTTTTAGGAGCAGGAACATATGACCATTACATTCCAAGTGTAGTAGACCATGTGATTTCACGTTCTGAGTTTTATACGGCCTATACGCCTTATCAAGCAGAAGCTAGCCAAGGAGAACTTCAAGCGTTATTTGAATTTCAATCAATGGTGTGCGAATTGACCGGTATGGATGCAGCAAATTCTTCTTTGTATGATGGATTTACTTCACTGGGAGAAGCTGCAACGTTAGCTATTGGAGCTACAAAGCGTTCTAAAATTCTTATCTCTAGAGCTGTTCACCCTCAAGGGAGAGAAATTTTGCAAACTGTTGCAAAGGGTCAAGAATATCAAGTTGAAGAAATTAGTTTACTTAATGACAGCACTAATTTGTCTTTATTAGCAGAACAACTAGATCATGAAACAGCAGCAGTTGTTGTTCAATATCCTAATTTTTTTGGTTCAGTTGAGGATTTGGCGGCAATTAAAGAACTGGCAGCAGCAAAAAAAGCTTTACTTATTGTTATGGCAAATCCTTTAGCTCTAGCCTTACTAGAATCACCTGGCAAGTTAGGAGCGGATATTGTTGTGGGAGACATGCAACCCATGGGATTAGCCATGAACTTTGGCGGACCACATTGCGGTTATTTTGCAGTTAAGAAGAAATATATGCGTAAAATCCCCGGACGTATCGTTGGTCAAACTACGGATACTGATGGGAAGCGTGGTTTTGTTTTAACTCTTCAAGCACGTGAACAACATATTCGGCGTGAAAAAGCGACTTCCTATATGAGTTCAAATCAAGCATTAAATGCTTTAGCGTCATCTGTTTTTATGTCTGCTTTAGGTAAAGAAGGCTTACAAAAGATGGCTCAACTCAATGTTGAAAAAGCAGCTTACATGGCGAAACAATTGGAGAGTAAAGGTTTCTCAATAAAGAATAAAGCAGCCTTTTTCAATGAATTTATTATTCAGCTGAATAAACCAGTCGGAGCAACCAATCGGGAATTACTTGAAAAAGGCTTTATTGGTGGATATGATCTGGGGCCTGATTATGGCTGGGAGAATGAAGTCTTAATAGCCGTTACGGAGCAACGTACAAAAGAGGAAATCGATCAGTTTATTGAAGCACTGGAGGGGATGACTAAATGA
- the gcvH gene encoding glycine cleavage system protein GcvH codes for MKENRLYSKEHEWILPLGEDAVRVGITDYAVKQLGDVVYVEVPEVDAEVSIGSEMGTVESIKSASEIFAPVTGIILAVNEELEDAPELVNASPFEEGWFAEIQLENPVELEGLLSEENYQAYVAELVIEEEA; via the coding sequence ATGAAAGAAAATAGATTATACAGCAAGGAACATGAATGGATTTTACCATTAGGGGAAGATGCAGTACGTGTAGGGATTACAGATTATGCTGTTAAACAACTTGGAGATGTTGTTTATGTAGAAGTACCAGAAGTGGATGCGGAAGTTTCAATTGGTAGTGAAATGGGCACGGTAGAATCCATCAAATCAGCTTCAGAGATTTTTGCGCCAGTCACAGGAATTATTCTAGCAGTTAACGAAGAATTAGAAGATGCTCCAGAATTAGTGAATGCTTCTCCTTTTGAAGAAGGTTGGTTTGCTGAAATCCAATTAGAAAACCCAGTTGAATTAGAGGGGTTATTAAGCGAAGAAAATTACCAAGCCTATGTTGCAGAACTGGTAATTGAAGAGGAGGCATAA
- the gcvT gene encoding glycine cleavage system aminomethyltransferase GcvT → MGKELKRTPLFNYYKENDIKLIDFGGWALPIQFSSITDEHKSVREKAGLFDVSHMGEILVKGTGSEGFLNHLLTNDVSKLTVGQAQYNAIVYENGGTIDDLIIFKLDKLGYLVTPNASNTEKVFQWMKKEIVEDVILENRSEDIGLIALQGPYAERILQKLADDDLSKLKPFHFFQHVALKDITSVLISRTGYTGEDGFELYLETDETEKLWHLILEAGMEEGLKTCGLGARDTLRLEASLSLYGNELSDEISPLQGGIGFAVKTKKEADFIGKAALTAQLKNGVDKKIKGLELIGKGIARHGYKVFDEGGSEIGVITSGTKSPTLSNSIALALLSTSGNEVGTKVKIEIRNKLVDAVIVQLPFYKREID, encoded by the coding sequence ATGGGAAAAGAATTGAAAAGAACGCCTTTATTCAATTATTATAAAGAGAATGATATTAAATTAATAGATTTTGGAGGTTGGGCTTTACCTATTCAGTTTTCCAGTATAACAGATGAACATAAAAGCGTACGTGAAAAAGCTGGTTTATTTGATGTCTCACATATGGGGGAGATCCTCGTAAAAGGAACAGGATCCGAAGGGTTTCTTAATCATTTATTAACGAATGATGTTTCAAAACTCACAGTTGGTCAAGCACAATACAACGCCATAGTATATGAGAATGGTGGTACAATTGATGATTTAATTATTTTTAAATTAGATAAACTAGGATACTTAGTAACTCCTAATGCTTCGAACACAGAAAAAGTTTTTCAATGGATGAAAAAAGAAATAGTCGAAGATGTTATTTTGGAAAATAGGTCTGAGGATATTGGATTGATTGCACTTCAAGGGCCATATGCTGAGCGGATTTTGCAAAAACTAGCAGATGATGATTTAAGTAAACTTAAACCGTTCCATTTTTTTCAGCATGTTGCTTTAAAAGATATTACGTCGGTACTGATTTCTCGCACAGGGTATACTGGAGAAGATGGTTTTGAACTGTATTTAGAAACGGATGAAACTGAGAAATTATGGCATCTCATATTAGAAGCCGGTATGGAAGAAGGTTTAAAAACTTGCGGATTGGGTGCTCGTGACACTTTGCGTTTAGAAGCGAGTTTATCTTTATATGGAAATGAACTATCAGATGAGATTTCCCCTCTTCAAGGAGGAATTGGATTTGCTGTTAAGACTAAAAAAGAAGCTGATTTTATTGGTAAGGCGGCTTTAACAGCTCAACTAAAAAATGGAGTGGACAAAAAAATAAAAGGTCTTGAACTCATTGGAAAAGGCATTGCACGACATGGATACAAAGTGTTTGATGAGGGTGGTTCAGAAATAGGGGTAATCACTTCAGGAACAAAATCTCCAACACTTAGCAATAGTATTGCATTAGCTTTATTGTCTACAAGTGGCAATGAAGTTGGGACAAAAGTGAAGATTGAGATCCGTAATAAATTGGTGGATGCTGTAATCGTGCAACTACCGTTTTATAAAAGAGAAATCGATTAA
- the spx gene encoding transcriptional regulator Spx: MITLYSSASCTSCRKARSWLEEHDIPFTEKNVFTEKITDEELRAILQLTENGTNEIISQRSQAFRELNINIEEMPLGRVLKLIQQHPGIMRRPILVDNKRLLVGYNEEDIRCFLPREIRKLELSKLHDQLPVNY, encoded by the coding sequence ATGATTACGTTATATTCGTCTGCTAGTTGTACCTCTTGTCGCAAAGCCCGATCATGGTTAGAAGAACATGACATTCCATTTACTGAAAAGAATGTATTCACTGAAAAAATAACGGATGAGGAATTGAGAGCTATTTTGCAACTAACGGAAAATGGAACAAATGAAATCATCTCGCAACGTTCTCAAGCTTTCAGAGAATTGAATATCAACATAGAAGAAATGCCTTTAGGAAGAGTGTTGAAACTCATTCAGCAACATCCGGGTATTATGCGTCGTCCTATTCTTGTCGATAATAAACGGTTACTCGTCGGTTATAACGAAGAAGACATCCGTTGCTTTTTGCCTAGGGAAATTAGAAAACTTGAATTATCAAAATTACACGACCAATTACCAGTTAATTACTAA
- a CDS encoding FAD-dependent oxidoreductase, with amino-acid sequence MKKYDAIIIGFGQGARTLATKLTTNEWKVALIEKNELMYGGSCVNIGCIPTKILEHDAREQKDYTTALKRKNEVTQRNRNTEFTSMQKNERVDLYTGTGSFKSNHVITVDLGDKKEELEAEYIFIDTGSESNYPPIEGLKETKKIYNSTELQSLPEVPKNLGIIGAGNIGLEFASIYEMFGSKVTLFETGEQFMPKEEREVAEAVQKVMTDKSIDIQLNARVNKLSNENEQVKIETEENESFLFDAVLIATGRKPNTAYLNLDDTDIVIDEKGGIEVNDYLETAVENVFALGDVRGGYQFTYITINDAKLIADYVLGKGNRKRSERQHVPYSIFMEPSFARVGLTETEATEQGYQVITNTAPVSGTTRSDVINDTRGLYKAVINKETDEILGVTLFGDQAHELVNQVKMAMDNHIPYTYLRDQVITHPVMSEIFNTLFDL; translated from the coding sequence TTGAAAAAGTATGATGCGATTATTATTGGATTTGGACAAGGTGCTCGTACCTTGGCAACTAAGTTAACAACGAATGAATGGAAAGTAGCATTGATTGAGAAAAATGAATTGATGTATGGTGGTTCTTGTGTAAACATCGGTTGTATCCCTACAAAAATTTTAGAACACGATGCCAGAGAACAAAAAGATTATACTACGGCATTAAAACGGAAAAATGAAGTGACCCAAAGAAATCGAAACACAGAGTTTACAAGCATGCAAAAAAATGAACGGGTTGATTTATACACCGGAACAGGTTCATTTAAATCGAATCATGTCATAACTGTCGATTTAGGCGATAAAAAGGAAGAACTTGAAGCAGAATATATTTTCATTGATACTGGTTCAGAAAGCAATTATCCGCCTATTGAAGGGCTAAAAGAGACCAAGAAAATCTATAATAGCACAGAGCTCCAATCATTACCGGAAGTACCTAAAAACTTAGGTATTATTGGTGCAGGGAATATCGGTTTGGAATTTGCTTCTATCTATGAAATGTTTGGGTCGAAAGTAACTCTTTTCGAAACGGGCGAACAATTTATGCCAAAAGAAGAACGCGAAGTAGCAGAAGCTGTCCAAAAAGTTATGACAGATAAATCGATTGATATACAACTAAACGCAAGAGTAAATAAACTCTCAAACGAAAACGAACAAGTTAAGATCGAAACAGAGGAAAATGAATCCTTTTTATTTGATGCTGTTCTAATTGCGACAGGGCGAAAACCTAATACGGCTTATTTAAATCTAGATGATACAGATATTGTAATTGATGAAAAAGGCGGAATCGAAGTCAACGACTATTTAGAAACCGCTGTAGAGAATGTTTTTGCTTTAGGAGACGTTAGAGGAGGCTACCAATTTACGTACATCACCATTAATGATGCGAAACTCATTGCTGATTATGTATTAGGCAAAGGTAACCGGAAACGCTCTGAGCGCCAACATGTTCCTTATTCCATTTTTATGGAACCCTCATTTGCTCGAGTTGGTTTAACTGAAACAGAAGCAACAGAGCAAGGGTATCAAGTCATTACTAACACTGCTCCAGTTAGCGGAACAACTCGCTCAGATGTTATTAATGATACTAGAGGATTGTATAAAGCTGTTATCAATAAAGAAACAGACGAGATTTTAGGAGTCACCCTTTTCGGTGATCAAGCGCATGAATTGGTCAATCAAGTTAAGATGGCAATGGATAACCATATTCCGTACACCTATTTGAGAGATCAGGTTATTACTCATCCTGTTATGTCTGAGATTTTTAATACTTTATTTGATCTATAA
- the allB gene encoding allantoinase AllB, producing the protein MRYDLIIKNGLVILDEGEVKINVAVKDGKISAIGTDLGEAVEVIDAKGLVVSPGMLDAHVHITDPGGSYRDDWEGYLTGTKASAKGGVTSFMEMPLNQLPATVDQKSLQIKLDAGVDRLTVDVASFGGLVPFNLENGIQELHDGGVAAYKCFMATCGDRSIEGDFMNSDDYTLYEGMRQIARTGKVLAIHAENATITDRLGEIAYQNGETTLKAYAKTRPVFAEVEAIRRAIFFAKETGCRIHICHIACPEGVEEVTRARKEGIDVTCETCTHYLYFDVDELDAIGPIAKCSPPIRDEENQKGMWEKLVAGEIDFVTSDHSPCTPDLKDTENAFEAWGGIAGVQNNVDILYDEAVQKRGMSLKQFANIIAANPADRYDLNTKGRIAIGKDADFVFIKPNAPYTLKTEDLEYKNKISPYVGREIGAQVARTILRGQTVYSLEEGVVDARPGKFIFVKQ; encoded by the coding sequence ATGAGATATGATTTGATTATAAAAAATGGTTTAGTTATTTTAGATGAAGGTGAAGTGAAAATTAATGTGGCGGTAAAAGATGGGAAAATAAGTGCGATAGGTACTGATTTAGGAGAAGCTGTAGAAGTAATTGATGCTAAGGGACTTGTTGTAAGTCCAGGTATGTTAGATGCTCACGTTCATATCACAGACCCAGGTGGTAGTTACCGTGATGATTGGGAAGGATATTTAACTGGAACAAAAGCAAGCGCTAAAGGTGGCGTAACTTCTTTTATGGAGATGCCTTTAAATCAACTTCCAGCAACTGTAGATCAAAAATCATTACAAATAAAATTAGATGCCGGCGTTGATCGATTAACAGTTGACGTTGCTTCATTTGGTGGTTTGGTGCCGTTTAACTTAGAAAATGGGATTCAAGAATTACACGATGGTGGAGTTGCAGCTTATAAATGTTTTATGGCAACTTGTGGAGACCGTTCAATTGAAGGAGATTTCATGAATTCAGATGATTACACGCTTTATGAAGGAATGAGACAAATTGCTAGAACAGGTAAAGTATTAGCAATCCATGCAGAAAATGCCACAATTACAGATAGATTAGGTGAAATTGCCTATCAAAATGGTGAAACAACCTTAAAGGCTTATGCTAAAACTCGTCCAGTCTTTGCTGAAGTTGAAGCTATCAGACGTGCCATTTTTTTTGCTAAAGAAACAGGCTGTCGTATCCACATTTGTCATATTGCTTGTCCAGAAGGTGTGGAGGAAGTAACACGTGCACGTAAAGAGGGCATAGATGTGACGTGTGAAACGTGTACACATTATTTATATTTTGATGTAGACGAGCTAGATGCTATTGGACCAATTGCGAAATGTTCACCGCCAATCCGTGATGAAGAAAACCAAAAAGGTATGTGGGAAAAATTAGTAGCAGGAGAGATTGATTTTGTTACATCAGACCATTCTCCATGTACACCAGATTTAAAAGATACAGAAAATGCTTTTGAAGCTTGGGGCGGTATTGCAGGAGTTCAAAATAATGTGGATATTTTATATGATGAAGCGGTTCAAAAGCGTGGGATGTCATTGAAACAATTTGCTAATATCATTGCTGCCAATCCTGCAGATCGTTATGACTTAAATACAAAGGGACGAATTGCCATAGGTAAAGATGCAGACTTTGTTTTCATCAAACCAAACGCTCCTTATACTTTAAAAACAGAAGATTTAGAGTACAAAAATAAAATCAGTCCATATGTTGGTCGTGAAATTGGGGCTCAAGTAGCACGTACCATTTTAAGAGGTCAAACAGTATATAGTCTTGAGGAAGGGGTTGTCGATGCTAGACCTGGCAAATTTATATTTGTTAAACAATAA
- a CDS encoding dicarboxylate/amino acid:cation symporter: MAIVKKINMTNQIMIAMVLGIGVGLAVGPSIEPIKIFGDIFLNLIQMSVVVLVMGAVIEAVGDLNAKGLGKLGLKMAIWFMASTFLAAALGIILGYLIQPGTGVEAQLSGTVVETSNSSLSEIILGFFPTNIIESMANANMIQVIVFAVLFGLSISIVSTKMDVSILKTGIKQFNVIILQIVKMIMVIAPLGIFSLLAWVTGTIGIAVIIPLIKFLAAMAIGTIVFLILWIIITAAYVKVNPLTLGKKLSNMTLVAFTTTSSAIALPTKMEDQETKLGISKRISRLVGPLGMALNSNGLALYLSLAAITLAQFYEVHFTLTDMLQIVVLSTLACLGTVVVPGGGLVALAIVIPSLGLPTESIALLAGIDWFSGMFRTVLNVDADATIAMILAYDENELDYSIFNEEKVKEL; the protein is encoded by the coding sequence ATGGCAATAGTAAAAAAAATTAACATGACAAATCAAATTATGATAGCAATGGTATTAGGTATAGGTGTTGGACTTGCAGTAGGGCCATCTATTGAACCGATAAAAATTTTTGGAGATATTTTTCTTAATTTAATCCAAATGTCTGTTGTAGTATTGGTTATGGGAGCTGTAATAGAAGCAGTCGGAGATTTAAATGCCAAAGGACTAGGGAAACTAGGATTGAAAATGGCGATTTGGTTTATGGCTTCTACTTTTTTAGCAGCTGCACTTGGTATTATTTTAGGATATCTTATACAACCTGGAACTGGAGTAGAAGCTCAACTTAGTGGCACAGTAGTAGAAACCAGTAATAGCAGTTTAAGTGAAATCATTTTAGGCTTTTTTCCTACAAATATCATTGAGTCTATGGCTAATGCAAATATGATTCAAGTAATCGTGTTTGCAGTTTTATTTGGACTTTCAATTAGTATTGTTTCTACGAAAATGGATGTCTCGATTTTAAAGACAGGTATCAAACAGTTTAATGTTATTATTTTACAAATTGTTAAAATGATCATGGTAATTGCACCTTTAGGAATATTTTCTTTGCTTGCATGGGTAACGGGAACAATTGGAATAGCTGTAATCATTCCTTTAATTAAATTTTTAGCGGCGATGGCTATAGGCACGATTGTATTTCTAATTTTATGGATCATTATAACTGCAGCATATGTTAAAGTTAATCCTTTAACATTAGGGAAAAAATTATCGAATATGACTCTTGTTGCATTTACGACGACTTCTTCAGCAATCGCCTTGCCTACAAAAATGGAAGATCAAGAAACGAAATTGGGTATTAGTAAAAGAATTTCTAGACTGGTAGGTCCACTTGGAATGGCTTTAAATAGTAATGGACTAGCTCTTTATTTATCTTTAGCCGCTATTACTTTAGCTCAGTTTTATGAAGTGCACTTTACATTGACGGATATGCTACAAATAGTAGTTCTTTCAACTCTAGCTTGTCTTGGAACTGTCGTTGTACCAGGTGGTGGACTTGTTGCGTTAGCCATAGTTATACCATCGCTAGGTTTACCTACTGAAAGCATTGCTTTATTGGCAGGGATCGATTGGTTCTCTGGAATGTTCCGTACAGTACTGAATGTTGATGCAGATGCCACAATTGCAATGATTCTTGCTTATGACGAAAATGAATTAGATTATTCCATATTTAATGAAGAAAAAGTAAAAGAACTGTAA
- a CDS encoding MFS transporter — MEKTETTAKSGMEYWKKIIILLCAGWVAIWIYRAALTPLYPQINQSLGGNISDTALGSISSFYFMGYVSMQIPAGFLVDKIGKKKVLIPGFILFAIAAFLVAQASSLTMIYVGSLLAGVGTGSFYGAAYSLTAQNIPANKKSFSTAIVNSGSAVGSGLGMILSSYLVVQLKMPWQTMMYLSIVLIVFMIIAFASVIRSSKLEKEYLVEATVQEKVKIPKEKVSLKTLLAPRMLFSYILYFATCYAYYMTVTWLPNFLATERGFEGAAIGFSSSLVAFASIPGALMFSKLADKYMTHKVKFIVILELLAAGMLLLTVQATNSTFLLISLIMYGFLGKLAVEPIIISWLGENAPSVGIGTTLGVFNFFGMMSSVVAPALTGLISDNTGSKVLGFYISVGLLVIGALLFLMANLSKKQSTIKQ; from the coding sequence ATGGAAAAAACGGAGACTACCGCTAAAAGTGGAATGGAATACTGGAAGAAAATAATTATTTTACTATGTGCTGGGTGGGTAGCTATTTGGATCTATCGTGCAGCTTTAACGCCTTTATACCCACAGATAAATCAATCCTTAGGTGGAAATATTTCAGATACAGCGTTAGGATCTATCTCAAGTTTTTATTTTATGGGATATGTTTCAATGCAGATTCCAGCAGGTTTTTTAGTAGATAAAATAGGGAAGAAAAAAGTTTTGATTCCAGGATTCATTTTATTTGCGATAGCAGCATTCCTTGTTGCACAAGCATCAAGTTTAACAATGATTTATGTGGGTAGTTTGTTAGCTGGTGTTGGTACAGGTTCATTCTACGGAGCTGCATATTCTTTGACTGCACAAAATATTCCTGCAAACAAAAAAAGTTTTTCAACAGCTATTGTCAATAGTGGTTCAGCGGTAGGGTCTGGTTTAGGAATGATTTTATCCAGTTACTTAGTTGTTCAGTTAAAAATGCCTTGGCAGACTATGATGTATCTTTCTATTGTACTAATAGTATTTATGATTATAGCTTTTGCTTCTGTGATTAGAAGCAGCAAATTAGAAAAAGAGTATTTAGTTGAAGCAACTGTTCAAGAAAAAGTAAAAATTCCAAAAGAAAAAGTCTCATTAAAAACTTTGTTAGCTCCACGTATGCTGTTCTCATATATCTTATATTTTGCAACTTGTTATGCTTACTACATGACGGTTACTTGGTTACCGAATTTTCTAGCAACTGAACGTGGTTTTGAAGGAGCAGCAATTGGATTTTCTTCTTCATTAGTTGCATTTGCTTCAATTCCAGGAGCATTAATGTTTAGTAAATTAGCAGACAAATATATGACACATAAAGTTAAATTTATTGTAATACTTGAGTTACTAGCAGCAGGAATGTTATTGTTGACAGTACAAGCTACAAATTCAACCTTTTTATTAATTTCATTAATTATGTATGGTTTTTTAGGGAAATTAGCAGTAGAACCAATAATTATCTCATGGCTTGGTGAAAATGCTCCATCTGTAGGGATTGGAACAACTCTTGGAGTCTTTAACTTCTTTGGAATGATGTCATCTGTAGTTGCTCCAGCTTTGACCGGTTTGATCTCGGATAATACTGGTTCAAAAGTATTAGGGTTTTATATTTCAGTAGGCTTACTAGTTATTGGAGCGTTATTATTCTTAATGGCCAATTTATCAAAAAAGCAAAGTACAATTAAACAATAA